The Lineus longissimus chromosome 6, tnLinLong1.2, whole genome shotgun sequence sequence GATCTTCTTGGTTGTGTTGGGTTGCATTCTCGTGGCCAGTAAGTAAATTTGTACATTATTAGTTGAAAGGGGAATGCAATTTCCACTTGATATCAGTGGTATACCCTAAGGCTAAGTTGTGATAAAACACATTTGtaggacaccagttttttagGCCTCAAGTGCTTTAAGTTAAGGAGATCTTCTGTAATTTAAATTGAGAAACTTGCTGTTCAGCGATCTGTGTTTTTCTAAGGAAGTGCGTTTTACTCTTTGGTGCATCAGAAAATGCAAATGAAAATTCAAAGCTTTTTTTTACTCCAGGcaaatatgaagaaaaagaagTGGACATTCCGCGGTGGCCCCAACTCAACAACTATATCCACAACAGCACTTTTACCGGGCTGGAATTTGTCCAAATGGAGATCACGCTATTGACGTTTTTCAAGTGGCAAGTAGGGATTCCCACCGCTGCCCACTTTACGGACTACTTCTTAATGATATCTCTCAAGGCGATTATGGTGCACTGTGAGAGTCCAAACTGGGTGAACCAGATCCAATACTTCATGGCCAAATATATCGATTACTTTTTGGAGATATCATTACAAGGTAAGTTGGAATGATATGAAAAGTGTCACGTGTTCTATATCACATCATTGGGAAGGACATGTCAGAAGGAAGCCATACTGTAGTCTGTACAGAGCCAAATTTTTTATGATGTTACTTTCAAAATGATTGCACCCTTGTTTGTTTACACTCATACCTGCCAGTGTAACTTGAAGCTGACTTGTCGATCTTGCTAGGGAAAGTGTAATGGCGCATGACAGGCTACTTCTTCTTGACAGACCAAACCTACAGAAAGTACCGTCCGTCCCTTGTGGCTGCAGCCAGTATCACAGCATCAAGAATCTGCCTCAATATTCCACCATCTTGGCCAAAAGAGATGGAACAAGCCTCAGGTTATTTATGGGAAGAAATTGAAGATCCTGTTTGCCGTATGCTCGAGTAAGTCGGATGTCTTCCACCATATGGAAAAATTGTTGTTGTCTCTAGAGCAGCGCCTTCAGAGTATTTCAAGACAAAATAGAATGAATCGGTTAGAAGGATATGAATAATGATTAAGAGAGTCCTCTATTTGCTATGATGACTCATCAGGATGTTGCCTGGTCATGCAGTTGTTGGTTCATCCAAGCCTGGTCTCTACTGTACAATGAAGAATGATGCTGAATCTAACACCACCAAGTCCACAAATGTTGCATGTAGTCACCTgtagatgaccaatttgacaccGTCTGGCCCCTGCTTCTAGCTCCCCCCCCTTCAAACCTGATTATGTTTATGTTATTTAATTTCTCTCTGACAGGTCTCAAAAAGTCGACCGAAACAAAGACGAAACGCAGAAGTCGACTCCTCCACCGACAAAAATGCCTCTCAAGGCCCCAGACTCTGGTTATCGATCGACCTAAGCCGTCCCAGGGTGTCCTTCTCTCATAGAATTATGTTGCTTTGAGGAAGAGGATTTGAGGACAGTTAAGAAAGCCTGATCAGgctttgtacatgtagatacttTTGTTGTGAACTTCAAGATTATCTTGGTATTCAGTTATGAATAGACAAGTAGGTTATAATCCTTCTTTGAAGAAAACTAATCATGTGAGTGAAATTAGTCCAAAATTCTGCttgtcagaaaaaaaattgtattcCGTTCATCGAACCTGTTTTATATTATTTCAATTAAGTTTAATTATTCTCAGGAAAGGGGTGCTGATGCAAAGTGGCGGGCTTATACCTTCCCTTATAAACATTGTCTTGTTGAAGTAATTGTCTCGAAGCCTTATCTGAGGATCTCTGCATCTAGTCAAATCAAAAGagatcaaagatcaaaaatatgaTGTGTCTGCCCTCCAAGAAAACTTAGGCTTTGGAGGGTCAACCCTGAAATGTTGTTTTTGAATCTTTTTCTTTATGGTGCTCGTGTTTTCTGCTGCCTCATAGACATAAGTGCGGAAAACTCCCAGacattacatgtatcatttccTCTTATGTTCTATGAATAAGTGTATCTTGTTTAAACCTGTGTTCTCTTCTTGAAAAATAACTTTTTCAATGTATTCTTGCTCATTCGATCTGATTGCCTAAGATTGGGCTTGTAATTTGTGCAATTTTCATTTGTTCTTGAAACTTTACTTTCACTGTTTGTTGACAACATATTATTTGTTCTTGAAACTTTACTTTCACTGTTTGTTGACAGCATATTATTAACAACAAAGTTACCTGTGCTACTGACTGTAGCTGTGATgtattatttttgtattttttgtttctgCCCAATAACCAAGAGCCTAACCACAAAGGGATTGTCTCatctacatgttgacaatacTAAAGATTTGTTATTATTTATATGATTTTGATCTAGTTGATGTTGTCTGGATAAATATTCTTCAAATATGATTCTCAGGGTGCTGTATGCCCATCATATCACACTGCCAAACCAATTCCTTACTTCATACATTGTAAATAACAACCAAAGAAGTCTCCAATAAAGTTCTGTTCACTCTTAGAAACATCTCATCCCTGCGAGATATATCCAGTGAGGGAAAATTATGATGAGTTTTACACTCAACTCCTTGGGACAAGAGCATCCTTTGGTTACAGCCTTCAGATGGTCCAAAGATCAAATAAGAACCATAAGTTTAGGTAAAAATGTATTGCAAAATGTGAAgttcatttctcttgaaataatGCAAACTATTCACCACATAAACATTCCCACTTATTCTTAATCAGTTTGCATTCTTCATACATACCACAACATTGGGTGCTCTTTGTGTTGTTCACAAGCATACTGTGTGTGTCTTGTGAAGTaaactttgtttttgttttgcaaaGATTTAAATTGTTCAGTCTgtgaaatataattttgataaaaatgtttcTCAGACACGACACATTATTCAGGTTGTTTCATGTGCTGCACCTGCACAATCTTGCCAACAAGGTgtacattttgtttattttttcaataaatattttcataacg is a genomic window containing:
- the LOC135489470 gene encoding cyclin-J-like isoform X1, whose protein sequence is MSTVFSELHFHGNEKVYFLFIIMIISEWWQDPLSDDIYATLKHKEEEIPRYLAQSPQLHQRRYLVDWAAEICDQFSLCYTTRHLAIHLLDFFMDNFFIDLDRIFLVVLGCILVASKYEEKEVDIPRWPQLNNYIHNSTFTGLEFVQMEITLLTFFKWQVGIPTAAHFTDYFLMISLKAIMVHCESPNWVNQIQYFMAKYIDYFLEISLQDQTYRKYRPSLVAAASITASRICLNIPPSWPKEMEQASGYLWEEIEDPVCRMLESQKVDRNKDETQKSTPPPTKMPLKAPDSGYRST
- the LOC135489470 gene encoding cyclin-J-like isoform X2 translates to MIISEWWQDPLSDDIYATLKHKEEEIPRYLAQSPQLHQRRYLVDWAAEICDQFSLCYTTRHLAIHLLDFFMDNFFIDLDRIFLVVLGCILVASKYEEKEVDIPRWPQLNNYIHNSTFTGLEFVQMEITLLTFFKWQVGIPTAAHFTDYFLMISLKAIMVHCESPNWVNQIQYFMAKYIDYFLEISLQDQTYRKYRPSLVAAASITASRICLNIPPSWPKEMEQASGYLWEEIEDPVCRMLESQKVDRNKDETQKSTPPPTKMPLKAPDSGYRST